In Nerophis ophidion isolate RoL-2023_Sa linkage group LG03, RoL_Noph_v1.0, whole genome shotgun sequence, the following are encoded in one genomic region:
- the LOC133548677 gene encoding dynein regulatory complex subunit 4-like gives MAGKGKGKGKGKGKGKGKPVFNDNLPLEEMSEEQLTDRIAKMTEELGRIQEEKKSFQLMRDQVTAFWEISKGKLQDVKDKLREGSIARDEAKMRNRVKVAKYQQKVRHLESECQSNISQLKLDKASYSSLHDNKRFEMEQGALSEIRSLQVDLSEKELQSQNHIEELKFEQAVELVDIRVPHDWRTVELEAKHNAEILPMIEASEKKLEAEINILDTQMQIRLETLKKEHDGAFRLALQQSSDFYQAHMEEICLLEKQLTTLMCQGVVRQLSSAHKQPSCPHESLQQDKKKLQELHKQLDKHNEDKAMREASEARVRALEDELEDLSVKHGRLLEDLHFKELEQEELLRKQAEALLEAQHRNGLRKRQLTLKVEAVSETLEKLEKSLSM, from the coding sequence ATGGCTGGGAAAGGAAAGGGCAAGGGCAAGGGGAAGGGCAAGGGCAAAGGAAAGCCCGTGTTCAATGATAACCTCCCGTTGGAAGAGATGTCTGAGGAGCAACTGACGGACCGCATCGCCAAGATGACCGAGGAGCTGGGCCGCATCCAGGAGGAGAAAAAGAGCTTCCAGCTGATGAGGGACCAGGTCACAGCCTTCTGGGAGATCTCCAAGGGGAAGCTCCAGGACGTGAAGGACAAGCTGAGGGAGGGCAGCATCGCCCGGGACGAGGCCAAGATGCGCAACCGGGTGAAGGTGGCGAAGTACCAGCAGAAAGTGCGGCACCTGGAGTCCGAGTGTCAGAGCAACATCTCCCAGCTGAAGCTGGACAAGGCCAGTTACTCTTCGCTCCACGACAACAAGCGCTTTGAGATGGAGCAGGGCGCCCTGAGTGAGATCCGCAGCCTGCAGGTGGATCTCAGTGAGAAAGAGCTCCAGAGCCAGAACCACATCGAAGAGCTGAAGTTCGAACAGGCGGTCGAGCTGGTGGACATTAGAGTCCCGCACGACTGGAGGACGGTGGAGCTGGAAGCCAAACACAACGCCGAGATCCTCCCCATGATCGAGGCGTCGGAAAAAAAGCTGGAGGCCGAGATCAACATCCTGGACACGCAGATGCAAATACGTCTGGAGACGCTGAAGAAGGAACACGACGGCGCCTTCCGGCTGGCGCTTCAGCAGAGTTCCGATTTTTACCAAGCCCACATGGAGGAGATTTGCCTGCTGGAGAAACAGCTGACCACGCTGATGTGCCAGGGCGTGGTGCGCCAGCTGTCCTCGGCTCACAAGCAGCCGTCGTGTCCCCACGAGAGCCTCCAACAGGACAAGAAGAAGCTGCAGGAGCTCCACAAGCAGCTGGACAAGCACAACGAGGACAAGGCTATGAGGGAGGCCAGCGAAGCTCGCGTGAGAGCGCTGGAGGACGAACTGGAGGATTTGTCCGTCAAGCACGGGAGGCTGCTCGAGGATCTCCATTTCAAGGAGCTGGAGCAGGAGGAGCTGCTCAGGAAGCAGGCGGAGGCTCTCCTGGAGGCACAGCACCGGAACGGACTGAGGAAGCGGCAGCTGACGCTGAAAGTGGAAGCTGTGAGCGAAACCCTGGAGAAGCTCGAGAAGAGCCTCAGCATGTAA